The following proteins are encoded in a genomic region of Coffea eugenioides isolate CCC68of chromosome 6, Ceug_1.0, whole genome shotgun sequence:
- the LOC113774199 gene encoding uncharacterized protein LOC113774199, translated as MTEVHRDWHEKLPYALMAYRITIRTSTGATPYSLMYGMEAVLPAEIEIPSLRILIEALIEEAAWVRERQEQLSLIDEKRLNAICHGQCYQQRMARVYNKKVKPRLSDVGDKVLKRVLPMQDEAKWKFAPNWQGPFVVKKMLSGGALILIEMDGQVFPQLINADMCKKFFI; from the coding sequence ATGACTGAAGTACACCGGGATTGGCATGAGAAGCTGCCTTACGCATTGATGGCATACAGAATTACTATCAGAACTTCTACTGGTGCAACTCCTTACTCTCttatgtatggaatggaagcagTACTGCCTGCAGAAATTGAAATTCCTTCCTTACGCATTCTGATAGAAGCCCTAATAGAAGAAGCTGCATGGGTCAGAGAACGTCAGGAGCAGTTgtctctgattgatgaaaaaagATTGAATGCCATCTGTCATGGACAATGTTATCAGCAACGAATGGCCCGGgtttacaacaaaaaagtcAAGCCCCGTTTGTCTGATGTTGGAGATAAGGTTTTAAAACGGGTTCTTCCAATGCAAGATGAGGCTAAATGGAAGTTTGCTCCCAATTGGCAAGGACCGTTCGTTGTTAAGAAAATGCTATCCGGAGGAGCGCTCATCCTTATAGAAATGGATGGTCAAGTTTTTCCCCAACTAATCAATGCAGacatgtgcaaaaagtttttcatttga